The following proteins are co-located in the Pseudomonas antarctica genome:
- the zwf gene encoding glucose-6-phosphate dehydrogenase, producing MTANGKKLKAEPAPPTTLFLFGAHGDLVKRLLMPALYNLSRDGLLGDGLRIVGVDHNAISDADFAKKLEDFIRTEAASKVKGKGENALDPELWAQLAKGISYVEGDFLDDSTYADIGKKIADSGTGNAVFYLATAPRFFSEVVQRLGSAGLLQETDDAFRRVVIEKPFGSDLATAEALNASLLKVMSEKQIYRIDHYLGKETVQNILISRFSNVLFEAFWNNHYIDHVQITAAETVGVETRGNFFEKTGTLRDMVPNHLFQLLAMVAMEPPAAFGADAVRGEKAKVVGAIRPWSLEDARANSVRGQYTAGEMGGKPLPGYREEANVAPDSSTETFVALKVMIDNWRWVGVPFYLRTGKRMSIRDTEIVICFKHAPYAQFRDTEVDELKPTYLKIQIQPNEGMWFDLLAKKPGPTLEMANIELGFDYKDFFEMQPSTGYETLIYDCMTGDQTLFQRADNIENGWRAVQPFLDAWKEDDGIQTYKAGEDGPEAADALLARDGRTWHSLG from the coding sequence ATGACGGCTAACGGCAAGAAACTCAAGGCCGAACCTGCACCTCCAACCACACTGTTCCTGTTTGGCGCCCATGGCGACCTGGTCAAGCGCCTGCTCATGCCGGCGCTGTACAACCTGAGTCGCGACGGGCTGCTCGGTGACGGCCTGCGCATTGTCGGCGTTGACCACAACGCGATCAGCGACGCCGACTTTGCCAAGAAGCTCGAGGATTTCATTCGCACCGAGGCCGCGAGCAAGGTCAAGGGCAAGGGTGAAAATGCCCTTGACCCCGAGCTGTGGGCCCAGTTGGCCAAAGGCATCAGCTACGTCGAGGGCGATTTCCTCGACGACAGCACCTATGCCGACATCGGCAAGAAGATCGCCGACAGCGGCACTGGCAACGCGGTGTTTTACCTGGCCACTGCACCGCGCTTCTTCAGTGAAGTGGTGCAGCGCCTGGGCAGCGCCGGTCTGCTCCAGGAAACCGATGACGCCTTCCGTCGCGTGGTGATCGAAAAGCCTTTCGGCTCCGACCTGGCGACCGCCGAAGCGCTGAACGCCAGCCTGCTCAAGGTGATGAGCGAGAAGCAGATCTATCGCATCGACCATTACCTGGGCAAGGAAACGGTTCAGAACATTTTGATCAGCCGTTTCTCCAACGTGCTGTTCGAAGCGTTCTGGAACAACCATTACATCGACCACGTGCAAATCACTGCGGCGGAAACCGTCGGTGTGGAAACCCGGGGTAATTTCTTCGAAAAAACCGGCACCCTGCGCGACATGGTACCCAACCACCTGTTCCAGTTGCTGGCGATGGTGGCCATGGAGCCGCCAGCGGCGTTCGGCGCCGATGCAGTGCGTGGTGAAAAGGCCAAGGTCGTCGGCGCCATTCGCCCCTGGTCCCTGGAAGATGCCCGAGCCAACTCGGTACGCGGCCAGTACACCGCCGGTGAAATGGGTGGCAAGCCGCTCCCCGGTTACCGCGAAGAGGCCAATGTCGCGCCCGACAGCAGTACCGAGACGTTCGTTGCGCTCAAAGTCATGATCGACAACTGGCGCTGGGTCGGCGTGCCGTTTTACCTGCGAACCGGCAAGCGCATGAGCATTCGCGACACGGAAATCGTGATCTGTTTCAAGCACGCACCGTATGCGCAGTTCCGCGATACCGAAGTGGATGAGCTCAAGCCCACCTACCTGAAAATCCAGATCCAGCCTAACGAAGGCATGTGGTTCGACCTGTTGGCGAAAAAGCCTGGGCCGACCCTGGAAATGGCTAATATCGAGTTGGGTTTCGACTACAAGGACTTCTTCGAAATGCAGCCGTCGACCGGGTATGAAACCCTCATCTATGACTGTATGACCGGTGACCAGACCTTGTTCCAGCGCGCCGACAACATCGAAAATGGCTGGCGTGCGGTGCAGCCGTTCCTGGATGCCTGGAAGGAAGACGATGG
- the gnd gene encoding phosphogluconate dehydrogenase (NAD(+)-dependent, decarboxylating) — protein sequence MQLGIIGLGRMGGNIARRLMLNGHTTVVYDRNEAFVKGLSEEGATGVADLKALVAGLQKPRAVWVMLPAGDPTEDTINQLSELLEDGDVIIDGGNTMYKDDIRRARALSVKGLHYVDVGTSGGVWGLERGYCMMIGGDAETVQRLDPIFASLAPGLGNIPRTKDRSASADSRAEHGYIHAGPAGSGHFVKMIHNGIEYGMMQAFAEGFDILKTKNSDNLPEHERFDLNVADIAEVWRRGSVVSSWLLDLTADALATDPKLDGYSGSVADSGEGRWTIEAAMEQAVPVPVLSTSLFARFRSRQQSTYGDKMLSAMRFGFGGHVETSKK from the coding sequence ATGCAACTGGGGATTATCGGACTAGGCCGCATGGGCGGTAACATTGCGCGGCGCCTGATGCTCAATGGGCATACCACCGTTGTATACGACCGTAACGAAGCATTCGTCAAAGGCTTGAGCGAGGAGGGCGCCACCGGCGTTGCCGACTTGAAGGCGTTGGTAGCCGGGCTGCAAAAGCCGCGCGCCGTGTGGGTGATGTTGCCGGCAGGCGACCCCACCGAAGACACTATTAATCAATTGAGCGAGCTGCTTGAAGACGGTGATGTGATCATCGACGGCGGCAATACCATGTACAAAGACGACATCCGTCGCGCTAGAGCCTTGTCGGTGAAAGGTCTGCATTACGTCGACGTTGGCACCTCCGGTGGCGTCTGGGGGTTGGAGCGCGGCTATTGCATGATGATCGGTGGTGACGCCGAAACCGTGCAGCGCCTCGACCCGATCTTCGCCAGCCTGGCACCGGGCCTGGGCAACATCCCTCGCACCAAGGACCGTTCAGCCTCTGCCGACAGCCGCGCCGAGCATGGCTACATTCATGCCGGCCCAGCCGGTTCCGGGCACTTTGTGAAGATGATTCACAACGGCATTGAGTACGGGATGATGCAGGCTTTTGCCGAAGGTTTTGACATCCTCAAGACTAAAAACTCGGACAACCTGCCGGAGCACGAGCGCTTCGACCTCAACGTTGCCGATATCGCCGAAGTGTGGCGCCGTGGCAGCGTGGTGTCGTCCTGGCTGCTGGACCTGACCGCTGACGCGCTGGCCACCGACCCGAAACTCGACGGTTACTCCGGCTCCGTGGCCGACAGTGGCGAAGGCCGCTGGACCATCGAAGCGGCCATGGAGCAAGCGGTGCCGGTACCGGTGCTGTCTACCTCGCTGTTCGCACGCTTCCGTTCCCGCCAGCAGAGCACCTACGGTGACAAAATGCTGTCTGCCATGCGCTTCGGCTTTGGCGGCCATGTGGAGACTTCCAAAAAATGA
- a CDS encoding DUF6026 family protein: protein MSTAQMTRPPQTLYVSVRRDELRQLKEERDQLQQEVLRLRSHLQAQLDQTSAARSALC, encoded by the coding sequence ATGAGCACAGCACAGATGACCCGCCCGCCACAGACCCTTTACGTCAGCGTCCGTCGCGATGAATTGCGCCAATTGAAAGAAGAGCGCGATCAACTGCAGCAGGAAGTCCTGCGCCTGCGCTCGCACCTTCAAGCCCAGTTGGATCAGACTTCAGCCGCACGATCAGCCCTTTGCTGA
- a CDS encoding phosphoethanolamine transferase CptA — translation MAMFKRSTTSAKGFDWAGLGWLFLFFWYFSGITQLLIQLTGTSGFSGFRQAFFLSAFWLAPMLLFPRRTRLLAALIGIVLWACSMASLGYFFIYQQEFSQSVIFIMFESNISEAGEYATQYFAWWIVLAFLAHTAMAVFLWTRLRPVYLPRGQSILAATAIVLAVVGYPLVKQIATNPTMELAIDGFESRVEPAVPWQMIVAYRRYTEQLNSMQGMLTSASKIPPLKNLKDTMAGQPSTLVLVIGESTNRQRMSLYGYPRNTTPELDKLRDQLAVFNNVITPRPYTIEALQQVLTFADEENPDLYLKTPSIVSVMKQAGYKTYWITNQQTMTKRNTMLTTFSEQADEQVYLNNNRNQNARQYDGDVLAPFAKAMADPAERKFIVVHLLGTHMSYQYRYPPTFEKFTDRQGVPAGISDAQLPIYNSYDNAVLYNDFVVSSLIKDYAKTDPNGFLLYLSDHGEDVYDSAGHSTLGRNEGKPTAPMYTIPFMAYASPKWRETHDWSFAGDLQRASSSSQLIHTWADLAGLSFDEWDRSKSLVSDSFKARPLMIGDPYIGQKKGLIDFSLLKPKKADAAEVVVK, via the coding sequence ATGGCGATGTTCAAACGCAGCACCACGTCTGCGAAAGGCTTTGATTGGGCCGGTCTCGGCTGGCTGTTTCTGTTTTTCTGGTATTTCTCGGGTATTACCCAACTCCTGATCCAGCTGACCGGCACCTCCGGTTTCAGCGGTTTTCGTCAAGCCTTCTTCCTGAGTGCGTTCTGGCTCGCGCCAATGCTGCTGTTCCCGCGCCGTACGCGCCTGCTCGCGGCCCTGATCGGCATCGTGCTGTGGGCCTGCTCCATGGCCAGCCTGGGTTATTTCTTCATCTACCAGCAGGAATTCTCCCAAAGCGTCATCTTCATCATGTTCGAGTCGAACATCTCTGAAGCGGGTGAATACGCGACCCAATACTTCGCCTGGTGGATTGTGCTGGCGTTTCTCGCCCATACCGCCATGGCGGTTTTCCTGTGGACGCGCCTGCGCCCGGTTTACCTGCCGCGAGGCCAATCGATTCTGGCGGCCACCGCCATTGTGCTGGCGGTTGTCGGTTACCCGTTGGTGAAACAGATTGCGACCAACCCGACCATGGAACTGGCCATCGACGGCTTCGAATCCCGTGTCGAGCCCGCCGTGCCATGGCAGATGATCGTCGCCTACCGCCGCTACACCGAACAGCTCAATAGCATGCAAGGCATGCTGACCAGCGCCAGCAAGATCCCCCCCTTGAAGAACCTCAAGGACACCATGGCCGGCCAACCGTCAACGCTGGTGCTGGTGATCGGTGAATCCACCAACCGCCAGCGCATGAGCCTTTATGGCTACCCGCGCAACACCACACCGGAACTGGACAAGCTGCGCGACCAACTGGCGGTGTTCAACAACGTCATCACCCCACGCCCCTACACCATTGAAGCGCTTCAACAAGTGCTGACGTTCGCTGATGAAGAGAACCCGGACCTGTACCTCAAGACGCCGTCGATTGTCAGCGTGATGAAACAGGCCGGCTACAAGACCTACTGGATCACCAACCAGCAGACCATGACCAAGCGCAACACCATGCTCACGACCTTTTCCGAACAGGCCGACGAGCAGGTGTACCTCAATAACAACCGCAACCAGAACGCCCGCCAGTACGACGGCGACGTACTGGCGCCGTTCGCCAAGGCCATGGCCGACCCCGCCGAGCGCAAATTCATCGTGGTGCATTTGCTGGGCACTCACATGAGCTATCAGTACCGTTACCCGCCGACTTTTGAAAAATTCACCGATCGCCAGGGCGTACCGGCCGGCATCAGCGACGCCCAACTGCCGATCTACAACAGCTACGACAACGCGGTGCTGTACAACGACTTTGTGGTGTCGAGCCTGATCAAGGATTACGCCAAGACCGACCCCAACGGCTTCCTGCTGTACCTCTCGGACCATGGCGAAGACGTCTACGACTCGGCGGGCCATAGCACCCTGGGCCGTAACGAGGGCAAACCCACTGCGCCGATGTACACCATCCCGTTCATGGCCTACGCCTCACCGAAATGGCGCGAAACCCATGATTGGAGCTTCGCCGGCGACTTGCAGCGCGCCTCCAGCAGCTCACAGCTGATTCACACCTGGGCTGACTTGGCGGGGTTGAGTTTTGATGAGTGGGACCGCAGCAAAAGCCTGGTCAGCGACAGCTTCAAGGCGCGTCCGCTGATGATTGGCGATCCCTACATCGGCCAGAAAAAGGGCCTGATTGATTTCAGCCTGCTCAAGCCGAAAAAAGCGGATGCCGCCGAGGTGGTGGTTAAGTGA
- a CDS encoding TonB-dependent siderophore receptor: MFVPFTRSMTFTAGLFSVVLSPELLAETDPEHTVLELGSTRVTAEGLGATTEHTQAYTTGSMSTATRLNLPIKETPQSISVITRQQMDDFNLNTLTDALRQTTGVTVQHLDSDRAGYSSRGYSINNFQVDGMLSTFGRMKSDADTIIYDRIEVVRGATGLTTGAGDPSATVNMIRKRPTADWQARTGVSAASHDNYYSYVDVGGPLAFDGRLRGRTVLAYRDSQSYRDNYALQREVGYGILEGDLTDDTVVAVGFDYQNKHVQGTSWGTLPYWNSDGSKARLSRSANMAADWSSWPLKDKTTFASIDHKLSPDWRLKAAYTHRQSDTDGKVYYGGAGFPNPDGSGMNAWTNQMVGTSKMDVVDFNLTGAYPLFGREHELMVGYGESEQRDTSPFQRYTTPEGYEDIKQWQHMGGIVKFPDRTTGLKGQHDSKKQTAGYLATRLSLTDRLHAVLGSRYGSWESETISPDYNSNNQLINASKTSQTHNDMWTPYAGLLYDITPEYTVYASYTDIFNPQDERDASKKYLEPVVGSNYEVGLKGSLLNERLNLASAYFWSTQDNVAELDNSAPPDPITREQFYKSGGKGNKVQGFEVEVSGEVMPDWNLTAGYTYTHSRNGEKQRANRNQPLNLLKVSTAYRLPGQWRGLTVGGAVNWQSDAYDFAQRPTGARGDNGDLITESTKITQQAYTVVNLMSRYQFDEHVSASINVNNLFDKKYYERVGFYNGVYWGEPRSLTLAVDWRL; encoded by the coding sequence ATGTTTGTGCCTTTTACCCGCTCCATGACCTTCACCGCTGGCCTGTTCAGCGTCGTGCTGAGCCCGGAGCTGCTAGCCGAAACCGACCCCGAGCACACCGTGCTGGAGCTGGGTAGCACCCGCGTCACTGCCGAAGGCCTGGGTGCCACTACCGAGCACACCCAGGCCTATACCACCGGTTCGATGAGCACCGCCACCCGCCTGAACCTGCCCATCAAGGAAACCCCGCAATCCATTTCGGTGATCACCCGCCAGCAGATGGATGACTTCAACCTCAACACGCTGACCGATGCCCTGCGCCAGACCACAGGGGTAACGGTGCAGCACCTGGACTCGGATCGGGCGGGTTACTCGTCCCGCGGCTATTCGATCAACAACTTCCAGGTTGACGGGATGCTCAGCACCTTCGGACGTATGAAGTCGGATGCCGACACCATCATTTACGACCGCATCGAGGTCGTGCGCGGCGCCACTGGCCTGACCACCGGCGCAGGCGACCCTTCGGCCACGGTCAACATGATCCGCAAGCGCCCTACCGCAGACTGGCAGGCCAGGACCGGCGTCAGCGCTGCCAGCCATGACAATTACTACAGCTACGTCGATGTGGGCGGCCCCCTGGCGTTTGATGGACGACTGCGCGGGCGTACCGTACTGGCTTACCGTGACAGCCAGTCCTATCGCGACAACTACGCGCTGCAACGGGAGGTGGGCTACGGCATTCTCGAAGGCGACCTGACGGACGACACGGTGGTCGCCGTAGGTTTCGACTATCAGAACAAACATGTGCAAGGCACCTCCTGGGGCACCCTGCCCTATTGGAACAGCGACGGCAGCAAGGCCCGGCTGTCGCGCTCGGCGAACATGGCCGCCGACTGGAGCTCCTGGCCGCTGAAAGACAAGACCACCTTCGCCTCCATCGATCACAAACTGTCCCCCGACTGGCGCCTGAAAGCAGCGTACACCCATCGACAGAGCGACACTGATGGCAAGGTGTATTACGGCGGCGCCGGCTTCCCCAATCCGGATGGCAGCGGCATGAACGCCTGGACCAACCAGATGGTCGGCACGTCGAAAATGGACGTGGTGGATTTCAATCTCACCGGCGCCTACCCATTGTTCGGGCGCGAGCATGAGCTGATGGTGGGGTATGGCGAGTCCGAACAGCGGGACACTTCGCCGTTCCAGCGCTACACAACGCCCGAGGGCTACGAAGACATCAAACAGTGGCAACACATGGGCGGTATCGTAAAATTTCCCGACCGCACCACCGGCCTGAAGGGTCAACACGACAGCAAAAAACAGACGGCGGGTTACCTGGCCACGCGCCTGAGCCTCACCGACCGACTGCACGCTGTGCTGGGAAGCCGTTACGGCAGTTGGGAAAGCGAAACGATCTCCCCTGACTACAACAGCAATAATCAGTTGATCAACGCCAGCAAAACCAGCCAGACCCACAACGACATGTGGACGCCGTATGCCGGTTTGCTCTACGACATAACGCCCGAATACACCGTGTATGCCAGCTACACCGATATTTTCAACCCGCAGGACGAACGCGATGCCAGCAAGAAGTACCTGGAACCCGTGGTGGGCAGCAACTACGAGGTCGGCCTCAAGGGCAGCCTGCTCAACGAGCGCCTGAACCTGGCCAGCGCTTACTTCTGGAGTACCCAGGATAACGTCGCCGAGCTGGATAACAGTGCGCCGCCGGACCCGATCACACGCGAGCAATTCTACAAGTCAGGCGGTAAAGGCAATAAGGTGCAAGGCTTTGAGGTGGAGGTATCGGGCGAGGTCATGCCCGACTGGAACCTTACCGCAGGCTACACCTACACCCACTCGCGCAATGGCGAGAAGCAGCGCGCCAACCGCAACCAGCCACTCAATCTGTTGAAAGTCTCGACGGCCTATCGCCTGCCGGGACAATGGCGTGGGTTAACGGTGGGTGGCGCGGTGAACTGGCAAAGCGATGCCTACGACTTTGCCCAGCGCCCGACAGGTGCGCGAGGCGATAACGGTGACCTGATTACCGAAAGCACCAAAATCACACAACAGGCCTACACCGTGGTCAACCTGATGTCGCGCTACCAGTTCGACGAACATGTTTCGGCCTCGATCAACGTCAATAATCTATTTGATAAAAAATATTACGAACGCGTCGGCTTTTATAACGGCGTGTATTGGGGAGAACCGCGCTCCCTCACGCTGGCTGTGGACTGGAGGCTTTAA
- a CDS encoding GNAT family N-acetyltransferase, producing the protein MDTPDILVLQASYTNPVHAEAIGLVLNHYAEDPMGGGHTLPADLLLQLPAELAKRPHAFSVLAFVGGEPAGLVNCFEGFSTFACRPLINVHDVMVMKQFRGLGLSQKMLNKVEEIARQRGCCKITLEVLEGNDVAQSAYRKFGFDDSIFDPAHGRMLFWNKPL; encoded by the coding sequence ATGGACACCCCAGACATCCTGGTACTGCAAGCCAGCTACACCAACCCCGTGCACGCCGAGGCCATCGGCCTGGTGCTCAACCATTACGCTGAAGACCCTATGGGCGGCGGTCATACGTTGCCTGCTGATCTGTTGCTGCAATTGCCCGCCGAGCTGGCCAAGCGCCCCCACGCGTTCAGCGTATTGGCGTTTGTCGGTGGTGAACCGGCGGGGCTGGTCAATTGTTTCGAAGGGTTCTCGACGTTCGCCTGCCGCCCATTGATCAACGTGCACGACGTGATGGTGATGAAGCAGTTTCGTGGCTTGGGGTTGAGCCAGAAGATGTTGAACAAGGTCGAGGAGATCGCGCGTCAGCGTGGTTGCTGCAAGATCACCCTGGAAGTGCTTGAAGGCAATGATGTCGCGCAATCGGCGTACCGCAAGTTCGGTTTTGATGATTCGATTTTTGATCCCGCCCATGGGCGCATGCTGTTCTGGAACAAGCCGCTTTAA
- the zapE gene encoding cell division protein ZapE, with translation MTFESPLTAYQHAIAQQGFVPDDAQRRAVQALQTCHEALHEGRSPIPGVYLWGPVGRGKTWLMDQFYQSLRVPARRQHFHHFMGWVHQRLFQLSGIHDPLQALARELSREVRVLCFDELFVNDIGDAIILGRLFQVMFEEGVVMVCTSNQPPDQLYAGGFNRERFLPGIEAIKQHMQVVAVDGGEDHRLHPGVGLQRYWVDQPHALATVFKQLTEGQALSSGPVSVGFRSIVTVQYSDTVLWCRYLELCEQPLAAMDFMLLCDRFKAILLGEVPNLSAQKRPGRIARGTEDAAQRVVAGDRDLPELSVHDDSVRRFIALVDECYDRKVPLFIEASVPLESLYTEGYLEFPFRRTLSRLQEMQLQRFGV, from the coding sequence ATGACTTTTGAATCGCCGCTCACGGCTTACCAACACGCCATCGCCCAGCAAGGTTTCGTGCCTGACGACGCCCAGCGCCGGGCGGTGCAAGCCTTGCAAACCTGCCACGAAGCCTTGCACGAAGGGCGCTCGCCGATTCCCGGGGTTTACCTGTGGGGGCCGGTCGGTCGAGGCAAAACCTGGTTGATGGACCAGTTCTATCAAAGCCTGCGAGTGCCTGCGCGGCGCCAGCACTTTCACCACTTCATGGGGTGGGTGCATCAGCGCCTGTTCCAGCTCAGCGGCATCCACGATCCCTTGCAGGCCTTGGCGCGGGAGCTCAGCCGGGAAGTGCGCGTGCTTTGTTTTGACGAGTTGTTCGTCAATGACATCGGTGACGCGATCATTCTTGGCCGGCTGTTCCAGGTGATGTTCGAAGAAGGTGTGGTGATGGTCTGCACCTCGAATCAACCTCCCGATCAGCTGTACGCCGGCGGCTTCAATCGCGAGCGTTTCCTGCCGGGTATCGAGGCGATCAAGCAGCACATGCAGGTGGTAGCGGTAGACGGCGGTGAAGACCACCGATTGCATCCCGGTGTAGGGCTGCAGCGCTATTGGGTAGACCAGCCGCATGCGCTCGCCACGGTGTTCAAACAATTGACCGAAGGGCAGGCGCTGAGCAGTGGGCCGGTCAGTGTTGGTTTTCGCTCGATTGTGACGGTGCAGTACAGTGATACGGTGCTCTGGTGTCGCTATTTGGAGCTGTGCGAGCAGCCGCTGGCCGCGATGGATTTCATGTTGCTGTGCGATCGCTTCAAGGCGATCCTGCTGGGTGAAGTCCCCAACCTGAGCGCGCAAAAACGCCCGGGCCGGATTGCCCGTGGCACTGAAGATGCTGCGCAGCGCGTGGTGGCAGGTGATCGCGATTTGCCTGAACTGTCGGTGCACGATGACAGTGTGCGGCGCTTTATCGCACTGGTCGACGAATGCTACGACCGCAAGGTGCCGTTGTTCATCGAGGCCAGCGTCCCGCTGGAAAGTCTCTACACCGAAGGTTACCTGGAGTTTCCGTTCCGCCGCACCCTCAGCCGCTTGCAGGAGATGCAGCTGCAGCGCTTTGGTGTATAG
- a CDS encoding nuclear transport factor 2 family protein, which produces MSLPELAPAIVAYITAANSRDTSVITECFADDANVFDEGEHQVGTAAIARWMEDSGRRYQPRVEVIKVQHRTGKVLVSNVVSGNFPGSPLELRYTFRLNEQGKISRLDISV; this is translated from the coding sequence ATGTCCCTGCCTGAATTGGCCCCCGCCATCGTGGCCTATATCACTGCGGCCAATAGCCGTGATACCTCGGTGATTACCGAATGTTTTGCCGACGACGCCAACGTCTTCGATGAAGGCGAGCATCAAGTCGGTACGGCCGCCATCGCCCGTTGGATGGAAGACTCCGGGCGTCGTTATCAGCCCAGGGTCGAAGTGATCAAGGTGCAGCATCGCACCGGTAAGGTGTTGGTCAGCAACGTGGTGTCCGGGAACTTTCCGGGAAGCCCGCTGGAGTTGCGCTACACCTTTCGCCTGAACGAGCAGGGCAAGATTTCACGGCTGGATATCTCTGTGTAA
- a CDS encoding helix-turn-helix transcriptional regulator, translating to MSRTTRLLTLLQALRGKKRPVTAAVLAAQLEVSERTLYRDIAELTALGAPIFGEAGVGYVLRSGLFLPPLMLNAEETEAIVLGLRYVDQRGDDVLSRAAANALAKIADVLDPAAQEALRNPTLLPGPPGFGYPENRVPLNVFREAIRNQATLHIDYADASQAQSHRLIWPLALGFLNEVRVIVAWCELRGAYRTFRTDRVAAAEVQQARYPGRRSDLLRAWRKLMEQNESGPFTPDKN from the coding sequence GTGTCGCGTACCACTCGTTTACTGACCTTGTTGCAGGCCCTGCGGGGCAAAAAACGCCCGGTGACCGCTGCTGTATTGGCCGCTCAGTTAGAGGTGTCCGAGCGTACGCTGTACCGCGATATTGCTGAATTGACTGCGCTGGGGGCGCCGATTTTCGGCGAAGCGGGGGTTGGGTATGTGTTGCGCAGCGGTCTGTTTCTGCCGCCATTGATGCTCAACGCCGAGGAAACCGAAGCCATCGTGCTGGGTTTACGCTATGTGGACCAGCGTGGCGATGACGTGCTGAGCCGTGCGGCCGCCAATGCCTTGGCGAAGATAGCCGACGTGCTCGATCCCGCCGCGCAGGAAGCCCTGCGTAACCCGACGCTGCTGCCTGGGCCGCCCGGGTTTGGCTACCCGGAAAACCGCGTGCCGCTTAACGTGTTCCGCGAGGCGATTCGCAACCAAGCCACGCTGCATATTGATTATGCGGATGCCAGCCAGGCCCAGAGCCATCGACTGATCTGGCCCCTGGCCCTGGGCTTTCTCAATGAGGTGCGGGTCATCGTAGCGTGGTGCGAGTTGCGTGGTGCTTATCGCACCTTTCGCACCGACCGGGTGGCCGCAGCTGAAGTCCAGCAGGCGCGTTATCCCGGGCGGCGCAGCGACCTTTTACGGGCGTGGCGCAAGTTGATGGAACAGAATGAATCCGGGCCCTTTACTCCTGACAAAAACTGA